A genomic region of Raphanus sativus cultivar WK10039 chromosome 6, ASM80110v3, whole genome shotgun sequence contains the following coding sequences:
- the LOC108806158 gene encoding protein TIC 21, chloroplastic codes for MRSLLLPPASSPGVSAVALRPGFQQRLSTRHLPLFNPLGLAPTQLISPKRRSTISSYQSPSSLPVYGFQIRGSKPSFTVAFSSPTSPASVSADNEVDKAKLAQVAKRLEKTSRYFKRLGSIGFWGQLVSTVVAAVILSFSIVVTGKPTSPATFYATATGIAAAFVSVFWSFGYIRLSDRLRRTAADPAKAPPRADVVKGLRSGIMVNLLGMGAAILGMQATVGFLVAKALTTSANPFYQGVSQGYSPVLALDVFLVQASANTLLSHFLGLVCSLELLRSVTVPNSESAFVPKVA; via the exons ATGCGGTCACTACTCTTGCCGCCGGCGAGCTCTCCCGGCGTATCCGCCGTTGCGCTGCGGCCAGGTTTCCAACAACGCCTCTCAACCCGCCACCTGCCATTGTTCAATCCACTCGGCTTGGCTCCAACCCAGCTTATCTCGCCGAAGAGGAGATCGACCATATCTTCTTACCAGTCTCCGTCCTCTCTACCCGTCTACGGTTTCCAAATTCGAGGATCTAAACCTAGTTTCACGGTGGCTTTTTCCTCTCCCACGTCTCCTGCTTCAGTTTCGGCTGATAATGAAGTCGACAAGGCGAAACTCGCtcag GTTGCAAAGAGACTAGAGAAGACTTCAAGGTACTTCAAGAGGCTTGGGAGTATTGGTTTCTGGGGGCAGCTTGTGTCAACTGTTGTGGCTGCTGTCATTCTATCCTTTTCCATTGTTGTAACTGGGAAACCCACTTCACCTGCTACTTTCTACGCTACCGCAACTGGCATCGCTGCTGCTTTTGTCTCTGTCTTCTGGTCCTTTGGTTATATTCGCCTCTCTGACAGGCTCCGTCGAACTGCCGCTGACCCTGCCAAG GCCCCGCCTCGTGCAGATGTTGTGAAAGGGTTGAGAAGTGGGATTATGGTAAATCTTCTTGGAATGGGAGCTGCAATTCTCGGGATGCAAGCAACGGTTGGGTTTTTAGTTGCAAAGGCTTTGACAACCTCAGCAAACCCTTTCTACCAAGGAGTCTCTCAAGGATACAGTCCCGTTCTTGCTCTTGATGTCTTCCTCGTTCAG GCATCGGCGAACACCTTGCTTTCTCATTTTCTAGGCCTTGTTTGTTCCTTAGAGCTGTTGCGATCCGTGACAGTACCCAACTCCGAATCCGCCTTCGTTCCTAAAGTTGCATGA